One segment of Streptomyces sp. XD-27 DNA contains the following:
- a CDS encoding cysteine hydrolase family protein has translation MEMTQSAALIVVDVQKGFDEESFWGRRDNPAAEENIAALIDVWQATGRPVAFVRHDSPKPGSPLRPGQEGNDFKDAVEERRGRGSGPEVLVTKTVNSAFYGAPDLREWLDAVGARQFVVVGIQTNMCVETTARMGGNLGYEVFVPLDATHTFDLEGPFGWRRTAEELAGATAVSLHGGGFARVVTTEELLAAAAVR, from the coding sequence ATGGAGATGACGCAGAGCGCGGCGCTGATTGTGGTGGACGTACAGAAGGGCTTCGACGAGGAGTCGTTCTGGGGGCGGCGGGACAACCCGGCGGCCGAGGAGAACATCGCCGCGCTGATCGACGTGTGGCAGGCGACGGGCCGCCCGGTGGCCTTCGTACGGCATGACTCGCCGAAGCCCGGGTCGCCGCTGCGGCCGGGCCAGGAGGGCAACGACTTCAAGGACGCGGTGGAGGAGCGGCGGGGCAGGGGGAGCGGGCCGGAGGTGCTCGTCACCAAGACGGTGAACTCGGCGTTCTACGGGGCGCCGGACCTGCGGGAGTGGCTCGACGCGGTGGGGGCGCGGCAGTTCGTGGTGGTGGGCATCCAGACGAACATGTGCGTCGAGACGACGGCGCGGATGGGCGGCAACCTGGGGTACGAGGTGTTCGTCCCGCTGGACGCGACGCACACGTTCGACCTGGAGGGGCCGTTCGGGTGGCGGCGGACGGCGGAGGAGTTGGCCGGGGCGACGGCGGTGTCGCTGCACGGGGGCGGGTTCGCGCGGGTGGTGACCACGGAGGAGTTGCTGGCGGCGGCCGCCGTCCGGTAG
- a CDS encoding HAD family phosphatase: protein MRYDLIIFDNDGVLVDSEPIANRVLAACLTELGYPTTYEESIRDYMGSAMHRIHDLVQERYGKSLPADFDATYYGRVFAAFRRELQPVAGVAEVLEKLRADGVPYCLASSGSHERIRVALHKTGLYELFDEERIFSAQDVGRGKPAPDLFQHAARTMGVAPDRCAVVEDSPLGVQAAVAAEMDVYGFTAMTPAAELAQARARFADMMELPGLLA, encoded by the coding sequence ATGCGCTATGACTTGATCATCTTTGACAATGACGGTGTCCTGGTCGACAGCGAGCCGATCGCCAACCGCGTCCTCGCCGCCTGTCTCACCGAACTCGGCTATCCCACCACCTACGAGGAGTCGATTCGCGACTACATGGGTTCGGCCATGCACCGGATTCACGACCTCGTCCAGGAGCGCTACGGGAAGTCGCTGCCGGCTGACTTCGACGCCACGTACTACGGCCGGGTGTTCGCCGCCTTCCGCAGGGAGTTGCAGCCCGTCGCCGGCGTGGCCGAGGTACTGGAGAAGCTGCGGGCCGACGGGGTTCCGTACTGCCTGGCGTCCTCCGGCAGCCATGAGCGGATCCGAGTCGCCCTGCACAAGACCGGTCTGTACGAACTCTTCGACGAGGAGCGCATCTTCAGCGCGCAGGACGTCGGACGCGGCAAGCCCGCCCCCGACCTGTTCCAGCACGCCGCCCGCACCATGGGAGTCGCCCCCGACCGGTGTGCCGTCGTCGAGGACAGCCCGCTCGGCGTCCAGGCCGCCGTCGCCGCCGAGATGGACGTCTACGGCTTCACCGCGATGACGCCCGCCGCCGAACTCGCCCAGGCCCGCGCCCGCTTCGCCGACATGATGGAGCTGCCGGGGCTCCTCGCCTAG
- a CDS encoding nuclear transport factor 2 family protein has protein sequence MAPRNGTPGGDSVSAATRATVEEYLSRVAGRDPELIAAMYAERVDWMVAANPAVPWIRPRSTRADVAGHWADLDAHTVPEAAEVTLEAFLVDGPEAVLTGHVAGTVRATGKTFRSPFALRLTVEDGLIVRHHVYEDSLAVAAACTPGP, from the coding sequence ATGGCACCGAGGAACGGCACGCCGGGCGGCGACAGCGTCAGCGCGGCCACGCGCGCCACCGTGGAGGAGTACCTGAGCCGGGTCGCGGGGCGGGACCCGGAGCTCATCGCCGCGATGTACGCGGAGCGCGTCGACTGGATGGTGGCCGCCAACCCGGCGGTCCCGTGGATACGGCCCCGCTCGACGCGGGCCGACGTCGCGGGCCACTGGGCGGACCTGGACGCCCACACCGTCCCGGAGGCGGCCGAGGTCACCCTGGAGGCGTTCCTCGTCGACGGCCCTGAGGCGGTGCTGACGGGGCACGTGGCCGGGACCGTGCGCGCCACCGGGAAGACGTTCCGGTCGCCGTTCGCGCTGCGGCTCACGGTCGAGGACGGGCTGATCGTCCGGCACCACGTCTACGAGGACAGCCTGGCCGTCGCCGCGGCCTGCACCCCCGGCCCGTAG
- a CDS encoding acetoin utilization protein AcuC — translation MSGRAQLMWDEAVTGYDFGAGHPMDPVRLALTMGLVRAYGLDRAAEVVAAPPAGESTLRLVHRADYIEAVRRVSADPKSADGSYGLGTPDDPAFAGMHEVSALIAGQSVGAAEAVWRGTAQHAVNFAGGLHHAMPGSASGFCIYNDASLAVARLLELGAQRVAYVDVDVHHGDGVQAAFWDDPRVLTISLHEHPRTLFPATGWPEESGGEAAPGGAANVALPAGTGDEGWLRAFHAVVPELLAAFRPQVLVTQHGADTHVEDPLAHLAVSVDAQRAVAESCHDLAHRYADGRWVALGGGGYAVVEVVPRTWTHLVAIAAGRPVAPESEVPQEWRQEVYRRTRQAGPLRMTDGRQPRWRDFAESGYDPGDRLDQAILATRRAVFPHHGLLP, via the coding sequence ATGAGCGGCCGCGCACAGTTGATGTGGGATGAGGCAGTCACCGGCTACGACTTCGGCGCCGGGCACCCGATGGACCCGGTACGGCTCGCGCTGACCATGGGACTGGTCCGGGCGTACGGGCTCGACCGGGCCGCGGAGGTGGTGGCCGCGCCGCCGGCGGGCGAGTCGACGCTGCGGCTGGTGCACCGCGCGGACTACATCGAGGCGGTACGGCGTGTCTCGGCCGATCCGAAGAGCGCGGACGGCTCGTACGGCCTCGGTACCCCGGACGATCCGGCGTTCGCCGGCATGCACGAGGTGTCGGCGCTGATCGCCGGTCAGTCCGTCGGGGCGGCCGAGGCGGTCTGGCGGGGCACGGCCCAGCACGCCGTGAACTTCGCGGGCGGGCTGCACCACGCCATGCCGGGGAGCGCGTCCGGATTCTGCATCTACAACGACGCGTCGCTGGCGGTGGCGCGGCTGCTGGAGCTGGGCGCGCAGCGCGTGGCGTACGTGGACGTGGACGTGCACCACGGCGACGGGGTGCAGGCCGCGTTCTGGGACGACCCGCGGGTGCTGACGATCTCCCTGCACGAGCATCCGCGCACGCTCTTCCCGGCCACCGGCTGGCCCGAGGAGAGCGGCGGCGAGGCGGCCCCGGGCGGGGCGGCGAACGTGGCGCTGCCCGCCGGGACCGGTGACGAGGGGTGGCTGCGGGCCTTCCACGCGGTGGTGCCCGAGCTGCTGGCGGCGTTCCGCCCGCAGGTGCTGGTCACCCAGCACGGCGCGGACACCCACGTCGAGGACCCGCTCGCCCATCTGGCGGTGAGCGTGGACGCGCAGCGGGCGGTCGCGGAGAGCTGCCACGACCTGGCGCACCGGTACGCCGACGGGCGCTGGGTGGCGCTCGGCGGCGGGGGATACGCGGTGGTCGAGGTCGTACCCCGGACGTGGACGCATCTGGTGGCGATCGCGGCGGGCCGGCCGGTGGCGCCGGAGTCCGAGGTGCCGCAGGAGTGGCGGCAGGAGGTGTACCGGCGGACGCGACAGGCCGGGCCGCTGCGGATGACGGACGGGCGGCAGCCGCGGTGGCGGGACTTCGCGGAGTCGGGGTACGACCCGGGGGACCGGCTGGACCAGGCGATTCTGGCGACGCGGCGGGCGGTGTTCCCGCACCACGGACTGCTGCCCTGA
- a CDS encoding SulP family inorganic anion transporter, whose protein sequence is MLNFFDRFRTAGGSPHRAATVRADFTASLVVFLVAVPLCVGVAVASGVPAELGLITGIVGGLVAGLMPGSSLQVSGPAAGLTVLVYEAVEEYGLGVLGVLVLAAGVLQMAMGLLRLGRWFRAISVAVVQGMLAGIGLVLIAGQLYALADAKAPSSGLGKLGDLPKLVLDTAGSGDGLRAAAVGAATVAVLVLWPRWRPAARVLPAPLAAVALATAAVAVLDLPVAKVEVQGLLDAVQPPGGGDLARLGEIGVLGTVVAFTLIASAESLFSAAAVDRLHDGPRTDYDKELIAQGAGNTVCGALGALPMTAVIVRSAANVQAGAKTKVSRVLHGGWLLVFAVLFPAALGVIPVCALAGVLVHAGWKLIPVRDLAPLWREHRGEAVVLVVTAGAIVVTNMFEGVLIGLLMAVAKSAWETSHVHVEVTGLESDGPVRVRVLGNATFLRLPKLLDELEALPRDRAVELDLYGLRHVDHACGMALAGWAERHNAVVAPERIVA, encoded by the coding sequence ATGCTGAACTTCTTCGACCGATTCCGCACGGCCGGTGGCTCGCCCCACCGGGCCGCGACCGTCCGCGCCGACTTCACCGCGTCCCTCGTCGTCTTCCTCGTCGCCGTACCGCTGTGCGTCGGCGTCGCCGTGGCCAGTGGCGTACCCGCCGAGCTCGGGCTGATCACCGGCATAGTCGGCGGGCTGGTCGCCGGGCTGATGCCGGGGAGCAGCCTCCAGGTCAGCGGTCCGGCCGCCGGGCTGACCGTGCTCGTCTACGAGGCCGTGGAGGAGTACGGGCTCGGGGTGCTGGGCGTCCTCGTCCTGGCGGCCGGGGTGCTCCAGATGGCCATGGGGCTGCTGCGGCTGGGCCGCTGGTTCCGGGCGATCTCCGTGGCCGTCGTCCAGGGCATGCTGGCGGGCATCGGCCTGGTGCTGATCGCGGGCCAGCTGTACGCGCTCGCCGACGCCAAGGCGCCCAGCAGCGGGCTCGGCAAGCTCGGCGACCTCCCGAAGCTCGTGCTGGACACCGCCGGGTCCGGGGACGGGCTGCGGGCCGCCGCCGTCGGCGCCGCGACGGTGGCGGTGCTGGTGCTGTGGCCGCGGTGGCGGCCCGCCGCCCGGGTGCTGCCCGCCCCGCTGGCGGCGGTCGCGCTCGCCACGGCGGCGGTGGCGGTGCTGGACCTGCCGGTCGCGAAGGTGGAGGTCCAGGGCCTGCTGGACGCCGTGCAGCCGCCCGGCGGCGGCGACCTGGCGCGGCTCGGCGAGATCGGCGTCCTGGGGACCGTCGTGGCCTTCACGCTCATCGCGTCCGCGGAGAGCCTGTTCAGCGCGGCGGCGGTGGACCGGCTGCACGACGGGCCGCGTACGGACTACGACAAGGAGCTGATCGCGCAGGGCGCGGGCAACACGGTGTGCGGGGCCCTCGGGGCGCTGCCGATGACCGCCGTGATCGTACGGAGCGCCGCGAACGTGCAGGCGGGCGCCAAGACCAAGGTGTCGCGGGTGCTGCACGGGGGCTGGCTGCTGGTCTTCGCGGTGCTGTTCCCGGCGGCGCTGGGCGTGATCCCGGTGTGCGCGCTGGCGGGTGTGCTGGTGCACGCGGGCTGGAAGCTGATCCCGGTGCGGGACCTGGCGCCGCTGTGGCGCGAGCACCGGGGCGAGGCGGTGGTGCTCGTCGTGACCGCGGGGGCGATCGTCGTGACGAACATGTTCGAGGGTGTGCTGATCGGGCTGCTGATGGCCGTGGCCAAGTCGGCGTGGGAGACCTCGCACGTGCACGTGGAGGTCACCGGGCTGGAGAGCGACGGGCCGGTGCGGGTCCGGGTGCTGGGGAACGCGACGTTCCTGCGGCTGCCGAAGCTGCTGGACGAGCTGGAGGCGCTGCCGCGCGACCGCGCGGTGGAGCTGGACCTGTACGGCCTGCGGCACGTGGACCACGCGTGCGGGATGGCGCTGGCCGGCTGGGCGGAGCGGCACAACGCGGTGGTCGCCCCTGAGCGCATAGTGGCGTGA
- the proC gene encoding pyrroline-5-carboxylate reductase, whose product MTQKVAVLGTGKIGEALLSGMIRGGWSPSDLLVTARRPERAAELHARYGVEAVSNAEAAKAADTLILTVKPQDMGALLDELGPHVPPERLVISGAAGIPTTFFEERLAPGTPVVRVMTNTPALVDEAMSVISAGSHATKEHLAHAEEIFGGVGKTLRVPESQQDAATALSGSGPAYFYFLVEAMTDAGILLGLPRDKAHDLIVQAAIGAAVMLRDSGEHPVKLREAVTSPAGTTISAIRELERHGVRAALIAALEAARDRSQELASGHA is encoded by the coding sequence ATGACGCAGAAGGTCGCCGTGCTCGGCACGGGAAAGATCGGCGAGGCGCTGCTCAGCGGAATGATCCGCGGCGGCTGGTCCCCGTCCGACCTGCTGGTCACCGCCCGCCGCCCCGAGCGCGCCGCCGAACTGCACGCGCGCTACGGCGTCGAGGCCGTCTCCAACGCCGAGGCCGCCAAGGCCGCCGACACGCTCATCCTCACCGTCAAACCCCAGGACATGGGCGCCCTGCTCGACGAACTCGGCCCGCACGTCCCGCCGGAGCGGCTGGTCATCTCCGGCGCGGCGGGCATCCCGACCACGTTCTTCGAGGAACGGCTGGCCCCGGGCACCCCGGTGGTACGGGTCATGACCAACACCCCCGCACTCGTGGACGAGGCGATGTCCGTCATCTCCGCGGGCAGCCACGCCACGAAGGAGCACCTGGCCCACGCGGAGGAGATCTTCGGCGGGGTCGGCAAGACGCTCCGCGTCCCGGAGTCCCAGCAGGACGCGGCAACCGCGCTCTCCGGCTCCGGCCCGGCGTACTTCTACTTCCTCGTCGAGGCGATGACGGACGCGGGCATCCTGCTCGGGCTGCCGCGCGACAAGGCCCACGACCTGATCGTCCAGGCGGCGATCGGCGCGGCCGTGATGCTGCGGGACAGCGGCGAGCACCCGGTGAAGCTGCGCGAGGCGGTCACGTCCCCGGCGGGCACGACGATCAGCGCCATCCGCGAACTGGAGCGCCACGGGGTACGGGCCGCACTGATCGCCGCACTCGAGGCGGCACGAGACCGCAGCCAGGAACTGGCCTCCGGCCACGCGTAG
- a CDS encoding MFS transporter, with protein sequence MRAVRSSAMTRTSPEPRLRHGRAAVAVSFFVQGTVFALLVTRIPALQDRYGVSDAALPVFLAAVPVLAGLGSVGTEYLVRRIRPSTVLRWIQPVVGLALLAVGSGSTLWQLGVALAVFGLSVGALDASMNMLGVSLQRAYGRSIMLGFHAAYSLGGIVGASLAWVGAHQDLSLAVLYAPLVAVLVPVALAASRWYRDGSGPSEGAPRSGMPSDPRPGAMKGLLPLCLVMAFAYIGDATVSNWSAKYVEDVLHGSEQFATVPYNLYMATTLVGRAFGDLAVRRVGAVTVVRAGAVLAACGFAVVAVAPGAWAGLLGFTLLGFGLCVIVPQTFAAAGRLFPRSSDAAVARLNIFNYVGFLVGSPLVGALGEAWSYRGAMLVPMVVVLATLRYSRSYTTEPARYGGGHERPRTVDVG encoded by the coding sequence TTGAGAGCCGTACGCTCCTCAGCCATGACACGGACGTCGCCAGAGCCGCGGCTGCGGCACGGCCGGGCTGCGGTGGCCGTCAGCTTCTTCGTCCAAGGCACGGTCTTCGCTCTGCTCGTGACGCGGATTCCGGCGCTACAGGACCGGTACGGGGTCTCCGACGCGGCGCTGCCCGTCTTCCTCGCCGCGGTCCCCGTACTCGCCGGGCTGGGCAGCGTCGGCACCGAGTACCTCGTACGGCGGATTCGGCCGAGCACCGTACTGCGCTGGATCCAGCCGGTGGTCGGTCTCGCCCTGCTGGCCGTGGGGTCCGGCAGCACGCTCTGGCAACTCGGCGTCGCCCTCGCCGTGTTCGGGCTGTCCGTCGGCGCCCTCGACGCGTCCATGAACATGCTCGGGGTGAGCCTGCAGCGGGCGTACGGGCGCAGCATCATGCTCGGCTTCCACGCCGCGTACAGCCTGGGCGGGATCGTCGGGGCGTCACTCGCCTGGGTCGGGGCGCACCAGGACCTGTCGCTTGCGGTGCTGTACGCGCCGCTGGTCGCCGTGCTGGTGCCGGTCGCCCTGGCCGCCAGCCGCTGGTACAGGGACGGGTCCGGTCCGAGCGAGGGCGCACCCCGCAGCGGCATGCCCAGCGACCCCCGGCCCGGTGCGATGAAGGGCCTGCTGCCGCTGTGCCTGGTGATGGCGTTCGCGTACATCGGTGACGCGACGGTCTCCAACTGGAGCGCCAAGTACGTGGAGGACGTCCTCCACGGGTCCGAGCAGTTCGCGACCGTCCCGTACAACCTCTACATGGCGACCACGCTGGTCGGGCGGGCCTTCGGCGACCTGGCCGTGCGGCGCGTCGGCGCCGTCACGGTGGTGCGGGCCGGGGCGGTGCTCGCGGCCTGCGGGTTCGCGGTGGTGGCGGTCGCTCCCGGCGCGTGGGCCGGGCTGCTCGGCTTCACACTGCTCGGGTTCGGCCTGTGCGTGATCGTGCCGCAGACCTTCGCCGCCGCCGGGCGGCTGTTCCCGCGGTCCTCCGACGCCGCCGTCGCGCGTCTCAACATCTTCAACTACGTGGGCTTCCTCGTCGGCTCCCCGCTGGTGGGAGCCCTGGGCGAGGCGTGGAGCTACCGGGGCGCGATGCTCGTGCCGATGGTGGTCGTGCTGGCGACGCTGCGGTATTCGCGCTCGTATACGACCGAGCCCGCCCGCTACGGTGGCGGTCATGAGCGGCCGCGCACAGTTGATGTGGGATGA
- a CDS encoding GlxA family transcriptional regulator: MSAMHDTSRRSHRIALVAIPGIRAFDVSVITEVWGVDRTDRGVPPFELRRCAADAAPVALRGGLTLTPDRGLDWLVRADLVVVPGLDDHLTPAPAPVLQALRRAHAAGIPVAALCGGAFTLAQAGLLDGRRAITHWRLVDLLRTHHPRVSVEPDALFIEDGGVWTAAGTAAGIDLCLHLVRTTHGAETAATIARSMVTAPFRTGGQAQFIERPTPAADRDADALASVREKALRHLNEPLTVADLAGWAGMSSRTFARHFSATTGTTPLRWLLDQRLAAAQKLLERTDLAIPEVARRAGFGSEVTMRQHFAARLATSPRGYRAAFAAR, translated from the coding sequence ATGAGCGCCATGCACGACACCTCGCGGCGGAGCCACCGCATCGCCCTCGTAGCCATCCCCGGCATCCGCGCCTTCGACGTCTCCGTCATCACCGAGGTCTGGGGCGTCGACCGCACCGACCGCGGCGTCCCGCCCTTCGAGCTCCGCCGCTGCGCCGCCGACGCCGCCCCCGTCGCACTGCGCGGCGGCCTCACCCTCACCCCGGACCGCGGCCTCGACTGGCTGGTCCGCGCCGACCTCGTGGTCGTCCCCGGCCTGGACGACCACCTGACGCCCGCGCCCGCCCCCGTCCTCCAGGCCCTGCGCCGGGCCCACGCCGCGGGCATCCCCGTGGCCGCGCTGTGCGGTGGCGCGTTCACCCTCGCCCAGGCGGGCCTCCTCGACGGCCGCCGCGCCATCACCCACTGGCGCCTGGTCGACCTGCTGCGTACGCACCACCCCCGGGTCAGCGTCGAACCGGACGCCCTGTTCATCGAGGACGGCGGGGTGTGGACCGCCGCGGGCACGGCGGCCGGCATCGACCTCTGCCTGCACCTGGTCCGTACGACGCACGGCGCCGAGACCGCCGCGACCATCGCCCGCTCCATGGTCACCGCGCCCTTCCGCACCGGCGGCCAGGCGCAGTTCATCGAGCGGCCGACCCCGGCCGCCGACCGGGACGCCGACGCCCTCGCGTCCGTACGCGAGAAGGCCCTGCGCCACCTCAACGAACCGCTCACCGTCGCCGACCTCGCCGGCTGGGCGGGCATGTCCTCCCGCACCTTCGCCCGCCACTTCTCCGCGACCACCGGCACCACCCCGCTGCGCTGGCTCCTGGACCAGCGCCTGGCCGCCGCGCAGAAGCTCCTCGAACGCACCGACCTGGCCATCCCCGAGGTCGCCCGCCGCGCGGGCTTCGGCAGCGAGGTCACCATGCGGCAGCACTTCGCCGCCCGCCTCGCCACCAGCCCGCGCGGCTACCGCGCCGCGTTCGCCGCGCGGTAG
- the trpS gene encoding tryptophan--tRNA ligase yields the protein MAGTTQSTAAAAAATATPTGTRKRIFSGIQPSGHLTLGNYLGAMRRWVEEDQHRADALFCVVDMHALTVEHDPARVRRLTRQTATLLLAAGLDPRRCAVFVQSHVAEHARLSYLMECTASDGEMRRMIQYKEKVAREEARGRSVRLSLLTYPALMAADILAYGTDEVPVGDDQAQHMELTRDLAVRFNQRYGPVFTVPRAVHPQVAARVMDLRDPTSKMGKSNDDTGGIVYLLDEADVIRKKVMRAVTDSGGTGEVGYDREAQPGVANLLDVLAACTGGRPQVLAEEYTSYGALKKDTAEAVVEMLRPLRERHAELCADPAYVDEVLRAGAERARGLARPRVDAAYAAVGLMPPV from the coding sequence ATGGCAGGGACGACCCAGAGCACGGCGGCAGCGGCTGCGGCAACGGCGACGCCGACGGGGACGCGCAAGCGGATCTTCAGTGGGATCCAGCCCAGCGGGCATCTGACGCTGGGCAACTACCTGGGCGCCATGCGGCGCTGGGTCGAGGAGGACCAGCACCGTGCCGACGCGCTGTTCTGCGTCGTCGACATGCACGCGCTGACCGTGGAGCACGACCCCGCCCGGGTGCGGCGGCTCACCCGGCAGACCGCCACCCTGCTGCTGGCCGCCGGACTGGATCCGCGGCGCTGCGCCGTCTTCGTCCAGAGCCACGTGGCCGAGCACGCACGACTGTCGTACCTGATGGAGTGCACGGCGTCGGACGGCGAGATGCGGCGGATGATCCAGTACAAGGAGAAGGTCGCTCGGGAAGAGGCGCGGGGCCGCAGCGTTCGGCTGTCCCTGCTCACCTATCCGGCGCTCATGGCGGCGGACATCCTCGCCTACGGGACGGACGAGGTGCCCGTCGGTGACGACCAGGCCCAGCACATGGAGCTGACCCGGGATCTCGCGGTGCGGTTCAACCAGCGGTACGGGCCGGTCTTCACCGTTCCCCGGGCCGTTCATCCCCAGGTGGCGGCGCGGGTGATGGATCTGCGCGACCCCACGTCGAAGATGGGCAAGTCGAACGACGACACCGGCGGGATCGTCTATCTGCTGGACGAGGCGGACGTGATCCGCAAGAAGGTGATGCGGGCCGTGACGGACAGCGGCGGCACGGGGGAGGTCGGGTACGACCGGGAGGCGCAGCCGGGGGTCGCGAACCTGCTGGACGTACTCGCCGCGTGCACCGGCGGTAGGCCGCAGGTGCTGGCCGAGGAGTACACCTCGTACGGGGCGTTGAAGAAGGACACCGCCGAGGCCGTGGTCGAGATGCTCCGTCCGCTGCGCGAGCGGCACGCGGAGTTGTGCGCGGACCCGGCGTACGTCGACGAGGTGCTGCGCGCCGGGGCGGAGCGGGCGCGCGGGCTGGCCCGGCCGCGGGTCGACGCCGCGTATGCCGCGGTGGGGTTGATGCCGCCGGTGTGA
- a CDS encoding serine/threonine-protein kinase: MPLSAGDPEVIGTYRLLDRLGSGGMGVVYLARSSSGRKVAVKVVHAQFTADDEFRTRFRQEVAAARRVSGAFTAPVVDADPDAERPWMATLYVSGPTLAERLTEGGPLDSAELRRLALGLAEALHDIHRVGVVHRDLKPANVLMAEDGPRVIDFGISRAGDNQALTMTGRVMGTPPFMSPEQLSRPRDVTAASDVFSLGALLVYAASGRGPFDADSPYMTAYQVVHEPPALETLAEPLRGIVAECLAKDPAARPKLPELMRRLRDLPEKGTPRVEGAAAVTAPTVTDYEPTTAGKRRRRTLLAAGAAALCLGIGGSAIAYYASGNDGVRTSNGPSTTARDMTMPQGWRSWQLPLPKAAGAKPTSWNASDLSPECKAAGTTLFCGGVELPVQRINALNGHVDWRAKDMVMTNPRDPDDPPMVSSAPFGVRGGLVYTHDAPSDSYHRVVALHADSGKVAWSRNVTTSDGSRLVGDLVLSTNPADSAVVARNAETGETVWTSPLRKGDLCELTAAGGVPYAGCSDAESEDTSSVLVRFDKRDGEQHRVVGLTEDEQLPLGSHDGDLLVLPLVENDLERNRTLIRIDPSTGSRRQVKLPEHTIGTGTLVGDRLFFVQPSGRVTLVDPGTGEEVWSTPTPVEQLGPPVVSPDSRTVYLGTASGRLLALDLRTGDQLWQSPALSASTGSGYGPPPVALTRNAVVGLTSTGTAFTVDPRNPDVEPSPALTTPAPKPSTSKSTSEPASGSKPRAGLSPLR, from the coding sequence GTGCCGCTGAGTGCGGGAGATCCGGAGGTCATCGGTACCTACCGGCTGCTGGACCGGCTCGGCTCCGGTGGGATGGGCGTGGTGTACCTGGCGCGCTCGTCCTCCGGCCGGAAGGTCGCGGTGAAGGTCGTCCATGCCCAGTTCACGGCCGACGACGAGTTCCGCACCCGGTTCCGGCAGGAGGTGGCGGCCGCCCGGCGGGTCAGCGGTGCGTTCACCGCGCCCGTGGTCGACGCCGATCCGGACGCCGAGCGGCCGTGGATGGCGACCCTGTACGTGTCCGGGCCCACCCTCGCGGAGCGGCTGACGGAGGGCGGGCCGCTGGACTCGGCGGAGCTGCGGCGGCTGGCCCTGGGGCTGGCCGAGGCGCTGCACGACATCCACCGGGTGGGCGTGGTGCACCGCGACCTCAAGCCGGCGAACGTCCTGATGGCGGAGGACGGCCCGCGCGTCATCGACTTCGGCATCTCCCGGGCCGGCGACAACCAGGCGCTGACCATGACCGGCCGGGTGATGGGCACCCCGCCGTTCATGTCACCCGAACAGCTGAGCCGGCCCCGGGACGTGACCGCGGCCTCCGACGTCTTCTCGCTGGGCGCGCTGCTGGTGTACGCGGCCAGCGGGCGCGGGCCCTTCGACGCGGACAGCCCGTACATGACCGCGTACCAGGTGGTGCATGAGCCGCCCGCGCTGGAGACGCTCGCGGAGCCGCTGCGCGGGATCGTGGCGGAGTGCCTGGCCAAGGACCCCGCCGCCCGCCCGAAGCTCCCCGAGCTCATGCGGCGGCTGCGCGATCTGCCCGAGAAGGGCACGCCGCGCGTCGAGGGCGCCGCGGCGGTCACCGCCCCCACGGTGACGGACTACGAGCCGACGACCGCCGGGAAGCGGCGGCGGCGCACCTTGCTGGCGGCGGGCGCCGCGGCCCTCTGCCTCGGGATCGGCGGCTCGGCCATCGCCTACTACGCCTCCGGCAACGACGGGGTGCGGACCAGCAACGGCCCGTCGACCACGGCACGGGACATGACCATGCCCCAGGGGTGGCGGTCCTGGCAGCTGCCGCTGCCGAAGGCTGCGGGCGCGAAGCCCACCTCCTGGAACGCCAGTGATCTGAGCCCCGAATGCAAGGCGGCGGGCACCACGCTGTTCTGCGGCGGGGTCGAGCTGCCGGTCCAGCGGATCAACGCGCTCAACGGGCACGTCGACTGGCGCGCCAAGGACATGGTCATGACCAATCCGCGGGACCCGGACGACCCTCCCATGGTCAGCAGCGCCCCGTTCGGCGTCCGCGGCGGCCTGGTCTACACGCACGACGCCCCCTCCGACTCGTACCACCGGGTGGTGGCCCTGCACGCGGACTCCGGCAAGGTGGCGTGGTCGCGCAACGTGACCACCTCCGACGGCTCCCGACTGGTCGGCGACCTGGTGCTCTCCACCAATCCGGCGGACTCCGCGGTGGTCGCGCGGAACGCCGAGACCGGGGAGACCGTGTGGACCAGCCCGCTGCGCAAGGGGGACCTGTGCGAGCTCACGGCGGCCGGGGGCGTGCCCTACGCCGGCTGCTCCGACGCGGAGAGCGAGGACACCTCCAGCGTCCTCGTGCGGTTCGACAAGCGGGACGGGGAGCAGCACCGGGTCGTGGGCCTGACCGAGGACGAGCAGCTGCCGCTGGGGTCGCACGACGGGGACCTGCTGGTCCTGCCGCTCGTCGAGAACGACCTGGAGCGCAACCGCACGCTCATACGGATCGACCCGAGCACGGGAAGCCGGCGCCAGGTCAAGCTGCCCGAGCACACGATCGGCACCGGGACGCTCGTCGGCGACCGCCTGTTCTTCGTGCAGCCCAGTGGCCGCGTCACCCTGGTCGACCCGGGCACGGGAGAAGAGGTGTGGAGCACGCCGACCCCCGTGGAGCAGCTCGGCCCTCCGGTGGTCTCCCCGGACTCGCGGACGGTCTATCTGGGCACGGCGAGCGGCCGGCTGCTGGCGCTGGACCTGCGGACGGGCGACCAGCTCTGGCAGAGCCCCGCGCTGAGCGCGTCCACCGGCAGCGGGTACGGGCCACCGCCGGTGGCGCTCACGCGGAACGCTGTCGTGGGGCTGACCAGCACGGGGACGGCCTTCACGGTCGATCCGCGGAACCCGGACGTGGAGCCTTCGCCGGCGCTGACGACGCCCGCCCCCAAGCCGTCCACGTCCAAGTCCACGTCCGAGCCCGCGTCAGGGTCCAAGCCCCGAGCCGGGCTGTCTCCCCTGCGGTGA